The sequence CGCCTCGCCGCCGCGCAGCATCACGACCAGGCGGTATCCATCGTACTTGATCTCGTGGATCCAGCCGTCGCCGGCCGGCACCTCGTCGACCAGGGTGGCCAGGGCAGGGGTGAACTCGGCGGGAAACGCCGCCTTGCGGGCGCCGGGAACGTCGGGAGCGGGGGAGGCCAAGGGCTTCGCGGAGCGGGTGGATTTGGGCTTGGCCGCGGGCTTCTTCGCCGCCTTCGACGGCTTGCCGCCGCGGATCAGCGCCTCGGCCGCGGGCGCCTTGGAGTCCCAGCGCGCGTCCGCGTCGGCGGCGATCTCGTCCATCGTGCGCCCCGTGGCCACGCTGGTGACGATCTCCTGCGTGATGACGCCGGCGGACTCGGGCCGCGCGACGTCGTCGTCGTCCTTGAAGAGCAGCCACTGCTCCTTCTGCCCATCCTCCTGCGGCCGGCGCGAGCGCACCAGGTGCCATCCCCCGGACAACCGCTCGCCGTGCAGGTGGAAACGGATGTGTCCCTTCCGATAGCCTTTGTGCGGGTCTTCGTCGGGCGTCCAGTGGCCGCGGTCCCACAGCATCACGGTGCCGCCGCCGTACTCCTTCTTTGGGATGATCCCCTCGAAGACGCCGTACTCGATAGGGTGGTCCTCCACGTGGACGGCAAGGCGCT comes from Longimicrobium sp. and encodes:
- a CDS encoding DNA polymerase ligase N-terminal domain-containing protein; this encodes MGLDEYKRKRDFRVTAEPEGHVHPEGDVLSFCIQKHAASHLHYDFRLELDGVLKSWAVPKGPSLDPSVKRLAVHVEDHPIEYGVFEGIIPKKEYGGGTVMLWDRGHWTPDEDPHKGYRKGHIRFHLHGERLSGGWHLVRSRRPQEDGQKEQWLLFKDDDDVARPESAGVITQEIVTSVATGRTMDEIAADADARWDSKAPAAEALIRGGKPSKAAKKPAAKPKSTRSAKPLASPAPDVPGARKAAFPAEFTPALATLVDEVPAGDGWIHEIKYDGYRLVVMLRGGEA